A single region of the Changchengzhania lutea genome encodes:
- the yidD gene encoding membrane protein insertion efficiency factor YidD codes for MKKLLTAPFLLLIKVYQTLISPLMPASCRYNPTCSQYTKEALQKHGLFKGGWLAIKRIFSCHPWGGSGYDPVP; via the coding sequence TTGAAAAAACTACTAACAGCACCTTTTTTACTCTTGATAAAAGTGTATCAAACTTTAATATCGCCGCTTATGCCTGCCAGTTGCAGATATAATCCCACCTGCTCCCAATATACTAAGGAAGCCTTACAAAAACACGGTTTATTTAAAGGCGGCTGGTTAGCGATAAAACGCATTTTTAGTTGCCACCCTTGGGGCGGCTCGGGTTATGATCCTGTGCCTTAA